One genomic window of Notamacropus eugenii isolate mMacEug1 chromosome 6, mMacEug1.pri_v2, whole genome shotgun sequence includes the following:
- the LOC140512520 gene encoding uncharacterized protein: MGRRQKKLSNVSSSKAPVQFSQKGLHHQSKMVLLPCYPHQSMPSINEDFLSRAKLNQTKTKFLVNSRCKSTIISSSCHKEATTTLLPRIEHEAMLPHLETQVTIMPSPHSKHWGKGTVFTSPCHEYCATPLFGLNHWTEAPLIPEPLFKTSSGPDPLPKIPQGCHNRFEAQALKRWYTTPSFPDPNTSITAPYSQVKVATQALPCLSPQPSLSSRHWDWVTSSQFQCLNHQQKIEGMAFSCSDNYPKITTVLSSQSSQQVRPTAVSQECPSVPLAPMAMAVLTPIPNHHVRGPLRHDSDWPRTTSMPLQCPNTHLVDTPLIPHYNWVKGTFMPTKLPNKQPTFPPGFYNLAKVLLVSDQQVKSSVDLDHPAEILHLNYWVTPQPDSGQKTDILANQEHKSNFLVDQQSETQLDTCYQHEPIPGPDNETKKLLDPRHLETPEIHLNHSNEVSLDINCKETSSPAPTSQPGAASGSNDRDETISDWDHQDGIEGDLDHRTKGTVDCNHQHNASLDSSDWVQTAQGGSEHQVTSSLSLSQTAKSEEVPDHQDQPSPVSNQLEQTTLVSDHGTASSDSDHPPKAHLAAEHCNILRLNSDHQAGYKDTSPTDLEKHVPNSDNQHTLSPGSDHQASPLNLKDQVKSTLNPHCPAETVSLGLNPEAQESQRESLESFKNIHLIHATEGGATISKEYFNSIINSVPREKIKNDIQKQILLRRMRGHHNTQSGLHLSTCYPICLACNSWIPYGCLHVNGMKDPYAAQLMVLPSPMSTSKDEMGIKYVLQVPQSKTDIIWDSSCFTSSISSSCPHTMPLMHIDHQLPKRMTWLDFILAKDIQPHGRKISGNQQHFKGNMSVFSTPTERASRNEDAVRSLLDKLKNKRTAN, encoded by the exons ATggggagaaggcagaagaaattgTCAAATG TCTCTTCATCAAAAGCACCAGTACAGTTCTCTCAAAAGGGCCTTCATCATCAGTCAAAGATGGTATTATTACCATGTTACCCTCACCAGTCAATGCCATCAATCAATGAAGACTTTCTGTCCAGGGCTAAGTTAAATCAGACTAAAACCAAATTTTTAGTGAACTCTCGCTGCAAAAGTACAATTATATCCTCATCATGCCACAAAGAGGCTACAACTACGCTTTTACCCCGTATTGAACATGAAGCAATGTTACCACATCTGGAGACGCAAGTAACAATTATGCCTTCACCACACTCGAAACATTGGGGCAAAGGCACAGTTTTTACCTCACCGTGCCATGAATACTGTGCTACACCTCTTTTTGGTCTTAATCACTGGACTGAAGCTCCATTGATCCCTGAACCCCTTTTCAAGACCTCTTCTGGCCCTGACCCCCTTCCTAAGATTCCCCAAGGCTGTCATAACCGATTTGAGGCTCAGGCACTCAAACGTTGGTACACAACTCCATCATTCCCTGACCCCAACACCAGTATTACAGCTCCATATTCACAGGTCAAGGTAGCAACTCAAGCATTACCGTGTCTCAGTCCCCAGCCATCACTGAGCTCCAGACATTGGGACTGGGTCACATCTTCCCAATTTCAATGCCTCAACCACCAGCAAAAGATTGAAGGTATGGCATTTTCATGCTCAGATAACTATCCCAAGATCACAACTGTGCTGTCATCACAATCCAGCCAGCAGGTTAGACCCACAGCTGTGTCACAAGAATGTCCCTCAGTGCCCTTGGCTCCAATGGCTATGGCTGTGTTAACCCCAATCCCAAACCATCATGTCAGAGGGCCACTCAGGCATGACTCAGATTGGCCCAGGACTACCTCAATGCCCTTACAATGCCCTAATACACATTTGGTTGATACTCCACTAATACCCCATTACAACTGGGTCAAGGGAACATTTATGCCAACAAAACTCCCGAACAAACAGCCTACATTTCCACCAGGATTCTACAATCTAGCTAAAGTTTTACTAGTCTCTGATCAACAGGTAAAAAGTTCAGTGGATCTTGACCATCCAGCTGAGATTTTACATCTGAACTACTGGGTCACACCTCAACCAGACTCTGGTCAAAAGACTGATATACTAGCAAACCAAGAACATAAATCTAATTTTTTAGTGGACCAACAGTCTGAAACTCAATTAGACACCTGCTACCAACATGAGCCAATACCAGGTCCAGATAATGAGACCAAGAAGCTACTTGACCCTAGACATTTAGAAACTCCTGAAATACACCTGAATCACTCTAATGAGGTTTCATTGGATATCAACTGTAAGGAAACATCTTCACCAGCTCCCACTTCCCAACCTGGGGCTGCATCAGGATCTAATGACAGGGATGAGACTATATCAGACTGGGACCACCAGGATGGGATTGAAGGAGATTTGGACCACAGGACCAAAGGTACTGTGGATTGCAATCACCAACATAATGCTTCCCTAGATTCTAGTGATTGGGTGCAGACAGCACAGGGGGGCTCAGAACACCAGGTCACATCTTCATTGAGCCTGAGCCAGACAGCCAAGAGTGAAGAGGTCCCTGACCATCAGGATCAGCCTTCACCAGTTTCCAACCAATTGGAACAGACTACACTGGTCTCTGACCATGGTACTGCATCCTCTGATTCTGACCATCCACCAAAGGCTCATTTAGCTGCTGAGCATTGTAATATTCTTAGACTTAATTCTGATCACCAGGCTGGTTATAAAGATACTTCTCCAACAGATCTGGAAAAGCATGTACCAAACTCTGACAATCAGCACACACTTTCCCCAGGATCTGACCACCAGGCATCTCCATTGAACCTGAAGGACCAGGTCAAGAGTACATTAAACCCTCACTGCCCAGCTGAAACTGTTTCACTTGGCCTTAATCCCGAGGCCCAAGAAAGCCAGAGAGAATCCCTAGAGTCTTTCAAAAATATCCATTTAATACATGCTACTGAGGGTGGTGCAACTATCTCCAAAGAATATTTCAACAGCATCATCAATTCTGTTCCccgggagaaaattaaaaatgatatCCAAAAGCAGATTCTTCTGAGGCGGATGAGAGGCCATCATAATACTCAATCTGGCTTACATTTATCAACTTGTTACCCTATCTGTTTGGCTTGTAACTCCTGGATTCCATATGGTTGTCTCCatgtaaatggaatgaaagaTCCTTATGCAGCACAACTGATGGTCTTGCCAAGTCCTATGTCAACCTCTAAGGATGAAATGGGTATTAAATATGTTCTCCAAGTTCCCCAGTCAAAGACAGACATCATTTGGGACTCCTCATGCTTTACATCTTCAATATCATCTTCCTGTCCTCACACTATGCCCCTTATGCACATTGATCACCAGTTACCTAAACGGATGACTTGGCTTGACTTTATACTTGCTAAAGATATTCAGCCACATGGGAGAAAAATATCTGGAAATCAACAACACTTCAAAGGAAACATGTCAGTTTTCAGTACCCCCACTGAAAGAGCAAGTAGAAATGAGGATGCTGTAAGATCTCTACTAGACAAACTTAAAAATAAGAGGACTGCAAATTAA